A stretch of the Vidua chalybeata isolate OUT-0048 chromosome Z, bVidCha1 merged haplotype, whole genome shotgun sequence genome encodes the following:
- the MRPS30 gene encoding 39S ribosomal protein S30, mitochondrial: MAALGARWLLRPGRRWFSETVPGAPSPPASPLYPPVVASITAKSKAAKTRRLQRFNQRVHAAATVEEKLRLYGKLQRPKYMVYPQTFALNADRWYRSFTKTVLVSGMPPRAAAAKPPVAVSGATPDTGRAPKPSAKAPAAAEAPGAAEAPEPSAGAAPYPDIGELRSLACDALLQESFYQKKKRPFLYRDQDHTPGPFLTQLVSTLASSLSGRNPLLAASSLDLNPKVNYYWHHGKEVVVHGHRKGRVDPVRFQIDDNPHLQIRVPKQLPEVVPLESNLGDVPVIDHKPSKLPLFKKQYENKVFIGSKVADPCCYGHTQFHLLPDKLRRERFIKARLEDQIEVVYRSNGIASLFAWTAAQAMYQGFWNEADVTRPFVSQAVVTDGKYFAFFCYQLNTLALTSETIKNNPRKNICWGTDSKPLYDVVEDSNVKGFNDEVLLQLVHFLLNRPKEL, translated from the exons ATGGCGGCACTGGGGGCCCGGTGGCTGCTGCGGCCCGGCCGGCGCTGGTTCTCGGAGACGGTGCCCGGCGCCCCCTCGCCGCCCGCCAGCCCCCTCTACCCGCCCGTGGTGGCGTCCATCACGGCTAAGAGCAAAGCGGCCAAGACGCGACGCCTGCAGCGCTTCAACCAGCGGGTGCACGCCGCGGCCACGGTGGAGGAGAAGCTGCGGCTGTACGGGAAGCTGCAGCGGCCCAAGTACATGGTGTACCCGCAGACCTTCGCCCTCAACGCCGACCGCTGGTACCGCAGTTTCACCAAAACCGTCTTAGTGTCGGGAATGCCCCCGAGAGCCGCGGCCGCGAAACCACCGGTAGCGGTGTCGGGAGCGACCCCTGACACCGGCAGAGCCCCGAAGCCGAGCGCAAAGGCGCCGGCCGCTGCGGAGGCGCCGGGGGCCGCGGAAGCCCCGGAGCCCtcggcgggagcggcgccgtATCCGGATATAGGCGAGCTGCGCTCTCTCGCCTGCGACGCCCTTCTCCAGGAGAGCTTTTACCAGAAAAAGAAGCGGCCGTTTCTCTACCGTGACCAGGATCACACGCCCGGCCCCTTCCTCACGCAGCTCGTTTCCACCCTCGCCTCTTCACTGTCCGGTCGTAACCCATTGCTGGCAGCTTCCTCCCTCG atcTAAACCCTAAAGTTAACTATTACTGGCATCACGGTAAGGAAGTTGTTGTTCACGGACATCGAAAGGGTAGAGTTGATCCTGTGCGATTCCAAATAGATGATAACCCGCATCTCCAGATCCGTGTACCAAAGCAGCTTCCCGAG GTTGTACCCCTGGAGTCAAATCTTGGAGATGTTCCTGTTATTGATCACAAGCCATCCAAACTGCCATTGTTCAAAAAACAGTATGAAAATAAGGTATTTATAG GATCAAAGGTTGCAGATCCATGCTGTTATGGACATACCCAGTTCCATCTCCTTCCTGACAAACTGAGGCGGGAGAGGTTTATAAAAGCGCGTCTTGAGGATCAGATCGAAGTTGTTTATAGATCAAATGGAATTGCAAGTCTCTTTGCCTGGACAGCAGCACAAGCAATGTATCAAG GATTCTGGAATGAAGCAGATGTGACCCGTCCTTTTGTATCGCAGGCAGTAGTTActgatggaaaatattttgctttcttttgttaCCAGCTAAATACTTTAGCACTAACTTCAGAAACTATTAAAAACAACCCTCGAAAGAATATTTGTTGGGGTACAGACAGTAAGCCTCTCTATGATGTTGTGGAAGACAGTAATGTGAAAGGCTTTAATGATGAAGTTCTGCTTCAGTTGGTTCATTTTCTATTAAACAGACCAAAAGAGTTGTAA